The following DNA comes from Haloarchaeobius salinus.
CCCCTGCGCTGTTCGCCAGCGCCCGGAACGACGCGGAGGTGCAGGAGACCGTCGGCTCGACGCTCGCCGACGCCGTCAAATTCACCCCCGGGAACACGCTCGTGTTCACGCCGAACTACGCCGAGGCAGAACGGTACGCGAGCCGCCTGCGCGGCGAGACCGATGCCACGGTGTACCTCGACGAGCCCGGGGTCCGCGCGGAGGACCTCCGCCAGCGGTTCACCGACGACGACGACGGCGTCCTCCTCACCTCGCTCTGGGGAACCCTCGCGGAGGGTGTCAGCTTCGACGGCGACGACGCCCGGAGCGTCGTCGTGCTCGGCGTCCCCTACCCCCACCTCGACGACCGCGCCGAGGCGGTGCAGGAGGCCTACGGCGAGGCGTTCGGCCGGAAAGGCGAGACGGATGCCGGCTGGCGCTACGCCGTCGAGATCCCGACCGTCCGGAAGACCAGACAGGCCATCGGCCGGGTCATCCGGTCGCCCGAGGACTTCGGCGTCCGTATCCTCCTCGACGAGCGCTACACCGCGAAGAGCAAGGGCGAGATGGGCAAGTACAGCGTCCGCGACACGTTCCCGGTGGAGGAGCGCGACGAGATGCTGGACCTCAGTCCGGAGAAGCTGAAGTTCGCGATGCTGAACTTCTACCAGGACATGGACGGGTACGACGGGGAGCCGCCGCGACCGTGATAAAATCGGTCACCTGACAAAGATGATTTGTCATCACCGGAACTGTTACTCTGGTATGTGCCCTCCGACCCGGCGGAAGTTACTCACATCGACCATCGGGCTGACCGTCGCAACGACAGGTTGTCTATCCACCAGTGATGCCCAGAACGGTCCAGAGTCGACAACGAGACAGCAGACAACTACCCAGAGCGTAACCGTCGCCGAAACACCGACGACCGCAGAGACTGTCACGGCCACTCCGGTAACCGATGGGAGTGCTGGCATGGCCGTCTCCTGTCGGGATGGATACCAGTCCATCGAGCCGTATTGGGTGGTAGAACGCTACGGACGCCTCGCCGGGTATCGGCTTGAAATCGAGGATCAGTCGATCTCGGTGGGAGAGACACTCGTCGCGACGCTGGAGAACGTTTCCGGCGAGACCAACACATCCGGGAACAAGGGCAAGTTCGACATCCAGTACCGGGACACGGACCGGTGGCGGACCATCTTCGGCCGGGAGGACGTGTTCGCGGGCTGGTCGGACGAGGGCGTGATGCACGACCCCGGGGACGGGTTCCGGTGGGAGCTGACGTTCACGCAAGACGGTGCGTCGGATGCGGTTCGCCACTCGCCGACCTACCACGTCTGTGCGCCGCTCAGTAGTGGGGAGTATCGATTCGTGTACTGGGGCGTCACGTCCGAGAAGGAAGTCGAGAACGACTACGAAACGGACTACGGGGTCGCTGCCCGGTTCTCCGTTCGCTCGTAACTCCCGCAGAACGAATCGACGACGCCGGCAACGAAACACACGTCGTTACTTCCGGTACTCCGCGCCGAAGAACGCCCGCTCGTCGACCGTCCATGTCACCGACATCGACAGTCGGCGACGTGGAGCGCGGCCGCTCGCGAGTGTGAGGGTTGTAGAACGAAATTATCGACCGGTCGCGGGATGCGACGGACGAAACTCGTAGTTAGTTACGGACGACGTTCGTCGCGCGGGGGCCCTTGGGGGCGTCCTCGATGTCGAACTCGATCTCCTGTCCCTCTTCGAGGTCCGGACCGCCAACGTCCTCCATGTGGAAGAAAACGTCCTCGTCCGCGTCCTCAGTCTCGATGAAACCGTAGCCGCCTGTGTCGTTGAAGAAGTCAACGTTACCGTTTGCCATTACAACAATATATTCAGGCGGCTGAGGGATAAGGGTTCCGAGGGTCGCGGTACCACGACGGGGGATGCGGGTTCACACGGACCGGGAACGTCTCAGGCGGGCAACGAGATCCGCCCGGCGACCTCCCGGTACTTCGAGTCGAAGAACTCCAGTTCGGTGACGGTCCACGAGACGGGCTCGACGTCGTACTCGGCGGCACGCTCGGCGCTCGCCATATCGCCGTCGCGGGCGAGCGTCACGTGGGGCGTGTAGTCCTCGCCCTCCAGTCCGTCGATGGCCCCGAACTCCTCGACCAGCGATTCGTGTAGCTCCAGCAGGCCGGGGCTCTCGACGGCGAGGTAGACGACGGGCGCGGTGCCGACGGTCGGCTGGGCGAAGTAGTCGACGCCCGTAACCTGGACCTCGAAGGTGGGCTGGCCGCGGAGGGCGCGGCGGACCTCGTGGGTGCGGGCGTCGAAGTGGTCCGGGTCGCCGATGCGCTTGGCGAGCAGGGTGTGGTCGTCGCGGACGCGGTCGAAGCCGAACAGCGCCGGCTGGAGCTCGTCGGCGAGCCGCGAGACCGAGCCGGGGACCGGGACGTTCAGGCTGAACACGGTCGTACTCCGCGGTCGCGGGAAAAGAGCGTGACGGTCAGATGCGGTCGACCAGCCAGAGGACGATGATGACGACGATGGCCAGCCCGAGCACGGGCTTGAACGGGCCGAGCAGCCAGCCGAGGATGCCGAGCAGTTCGCCGACGACCTCCAGTGCGATCCAGACCACGACGAGGGCGAGGATGACCAGCAGCAACGATTCGGCCTCGATGTCGGCTCTGTCGTCGATTTTATCGAGCATGGACACCAGTTACCTGGGAGGCTGTAAAAAACCAGGGCCAATCCGTGTGGAGTGTTCGCACGAACCGCGAAACCGCCTGACGTGCAAGCGTTGCCTGCCCGCAAGGTTTTAATAGCGACCTCGTTGTAACTGTGTGTACGATGAGGCAGCACCGCGACCTACGCGCTCGCACTCCTTCCGCGAGCGGTGTTGCCGTCCGACGACCGCGACCACGACCGGCCCGTTAGGGCCACACTCATTCATCCCCAGCGCTGGGCACAGTTTGCAACTAACTCCGGCGGACGTCAGTCCGCCAGTCTTCACGACACTCAATGACACACACGACATCTGACGGCGACACGGACACACACGAAACGGGCGGCAAAGTAGCACTCGCGTTCTCGGGCGGGCTGGACACCACGGTCTGTGTCCCACTGCTCGAGGAGGAGTACGGCTACGACGAGGTCATCGGCGTCACGGTCGACGTCGGCCAGCCGGCGGCCGAGTTCGACGAGGCCGAGGAGACGGCCGAGGCGCTCGGACTCGAGCACTACGTCGTCGACGCGAAGGACGAGTTCGCCGCGCTCTGTCTCGACTCGGTGACCGCGAACGCGACGTACCAGGGCTACCCGCTCGGGACCGCGATGGCCCGCCCGGTCATCGCGAAAGCCATCCTCGAGGTCGCCATCGAGCAGGGCTGTACCGGCATCGCCCACGGCTGCACGGGCAAGGGCAACGACCAGCTCCGCTTCGAGGCGGTCTGGCGCGACTCCGACCTCGAGGTCATCGCGCCGGTGCGCGAACTCGGGCTCACCCGCGAGTGGGAACAGGAGTACGCCGCCGAGAAGGAGCTGCCCGTCGAGGGCGGTAACGAGGGCGACTGGTCCATCGACACGAACCTCTGGAGCCGCTCGGTCGAGGGCAAGGACCTCGAGGACCCGAGCTACCAGCCGCCGGAGGACATCTACGAGTGGACGACCGCGCCGGGTGCCGAGACGACGACCATCACCATCGAGTTCGAGGAGGGCTACCCCGTCTCCGTGACCACCGCGGACGGCGAAGGTGGCGAGTTCGAACCGGTCGAGCTCATCGAGTTCCTCAACGAGTACGCCGGCGCGTACGGCGTCGGTCGCACGGACATGATGGAGGACCGCATGCTCGGCCTGAAGGTGCGCGAGAACTACGAGCACCCGGCCGCGACGGTCCTCATCACCGCCCACGAGGCGCTCGAACAGCTCGTGTTCACGAAGGACGAGCGCGACTTCAAGCCGCAGGTCGAGAACCAGTGGGCACAGAAGGCCTACGAGGGCCTCATCGACGCGCCCATCATGAAGTCGCTGAACGCCTACGTCGCGGCGAGCCAGGAGACGGTGACCGGGACGGTGACGGTCAAGCTCCAGGGCGGGACGGTCCGCCCGGTCGGCCGCGAGAGCGAGCACGCGGTCTACTCCGAGTCGGCGGCGTCGTTCGACACGGAGACCGTCGACGGCATCGCACAGGAGGACGCGACGGGCGTCGCCAAGTACCACGGCTTCCAGGCTCGCCTCGCCAACGCTGGAAACACAGCACAGGAAGAGGAGACAGATGTCGAACTCACCGCGGACGACTGAGATGGCCGGCTTCGGCGGCGACGACGGGGAGTTCGGCCTCGGCGGGAGCGACGCCGACGACCTCCCCGACGCTGACGCCGACGGCTTCGGCGGGAGCGACGGGACCGCGGTCCGCGGCGACCGCTTCAGCGGCGGCCCGGCCCGTGGGTTCCTCTCGTCGCTCGCCGACGACGAGCGCATCTTCGCGGCCGACGTGGCCGTCGACCGCGCACACGTCGTCATGCTGGCCGAACAGGGCATCATCGACGACGACACCGCATCGAAGATACTCACGGCGCTGAACGTCGTCGAGGTCGAGGGCCACGCCGCGCTGCCGGAGGGCGAGGACGTCCACGAGGCCATCGAGACGGCGGTCGTCGAGCAGGTCGGGCCCGACGGCGGGAAGATGCACACCGCCCGCTCGCGCAACGACGAGGTGGCGACCTGTATCCGCTACCGGCTGCGCGGGGACCTGCTCGCGGCGGCCGCGACGGTCTGTGACCTCCGCGCCGTGCTGGTCGAGGCCGCCGACGAACACGCGGAGACGACGATGCCCGGCTTCACGCACCTGCAGCACGCCCAGCCGACGACGGTCGGGCACTACCTGCTGTCGTACGAGTCGGCGCTCGCGCGCGACACCGAGCGTCTCCTCGATGCCTTCGAGCGCGTGAACCGCTCGCCGCTCGGCGCGGCCGCGTTCGCGGGGACGCCGTTCGACGTGGACCGCGAGCGCACCGCCGAGCTGCTCGGCTTCGACGAGACCATCACGAACGCGACCGACGCGGTCGCCGCCCGCGACTTCCTCGTGGAGTCGGCGGCCGCGCTGGCCGCGCTCGCGACGACCCTGTCGGGGCTCGCGGAGGACGTGATCATCTTCGCGAACCAGGGCTATCTGGAGCTCTCGGACGACTACTCGTCGACCTCCTCGATCATGCCCCAGAAGAAGAACCCGGACACGTTCGAGCTCGTCCGCTCTGTCGCGGGCGACGCCTCGGGCAGTCTGACGGGGCTGCTGACGACGCTGAAGGGGCTCCCCCGCGCGTACAACCGCGACCTGCAGAACGCGACGCCGCACGTCTGGGCGACGGTCGACGCCGTCACCGAGGCGACCGAGGTCGCGGCGGGCGGCGTCGCCACCGCGACGTGGAACGAGGAGACGCTGGCCGCCGAGGCCGGCTCGAACTTCTCGACGGCGACGGGCGTCGCCGACCTGCTCGCGATGGCGGGCCTGCCGTTCCGCACGGCCCACGAGGTCGTCGCGACGGCCGGCCAGCTCGCGAGCGCGGCCGGCACGGAGCCCGACTACGCCATCATCGACGAGGCCACCCAGCAGACCATCGACGAGTCCATCGCGGCGTACGTCGAGCGCGAGGCGGTCGAGACGGCGCTCGACCCGGCCGCGAGCGTGACGATGCGCGACTCGCCCGGCGGCCCCGCGCCCGACGCCGTCGCCGATGCACTGAACGAGGCCGAGCGCTGCCTCACCAGCGACCAGGCGGTCGTCGAGGGTATCAGCGAGGGGCTGGACGACGCCCACGACGAACTCACCGCGGAGGTGACCGACTATGTCTGAGCACGACGTGGCGGTGGCCCCACGCCCACCACTGCCACCAGTCCCCCGACGGGGACGAAATATTTAGAATCCGAAATCAGAATCCGGATTCACTCGATTTGGACGCACAGAAACCAGTTAGAGGCCTCACTACTTGTATAATTTATTTGGTAGGTTCGCAATCTTTAAGTGATGTCGGCGTCGATGGACAGGTGATGACAGAATGCGTCGAATGCGGGGCAGAACTGTCCCTGCACACGGACCTCGAAGCCGGAGAGATCGTCGACTGTACCACCTGCGGCGCGGAGCTCGAAGTGATCGAGGACGACCCCGTCACACTGGACGTGGCACCCGAGCTGGCCGAGGACTGGGGTGAGTAGGATGACGGGGCTGGCACAGGCACTCCCGACGCGAGACCGCGAGGCGGGGTGGGCGGCGTGAAGGTCGGACTGCTCTACTCGCGCATCCGCCGGGACGAGAAGCTCCTGCTCGCGGAACTGCGCGAACGCGACCACGAGGTCGTCAAGATCGACGTGCGGAAACAGCAGTTCGACCTCCACGACGCGCCCGAGTCGTTCGACGGGCTCGACGTGGTGCTCGACCGCTGCATGGCGACCTCGCGGAGCCTCTACGCGACGCAGTTCTGCGAGGCCTACGGCATCCCGGTCGTCAACGCGGCCGAGACCGCCGAGGTCTGCGCGGACAAGGCGAAGACGAGCCTCGCGCTCGCGAACGCGGGCGTCCCCACGCCCGAGACGAAGGTCGCGTTCACCACGGACGCCGCGCTCTCCGCCATCGAGTCGTTCGGCTACCCCTGCGTCCTCAAGCCGGTCGTCGGCTCGTGGGGTCGGCTGCTGGCGAAGGTCGAGTCGCGCTCGGCCGCCGAGGCCATCCTCGAGCACAAGGCGACGCTCGGCCACTACGAGCACTCGGTGTTCTACGTCCAGGAGTTCGTCGGCAAGCCGGACCGCGACCTGCGCGTGCTCGCCACCGACGGCGAGCCCGTCGCGGCGATGGCGCGCTCGTCGGACCACTGGCTCACGAACGCCGCCAAGGGCGCGGAGACGGCGGAGTTCGACCTCGACGACGAGGTCCGCGAGCTCGTCCAGCGCGCCAGCGACGCGGTCGGCGGCGGCCTGCTCGGCGTCGACCTCATGGAGACCGACGAGGGCGGCTACACCGTCCACGAGGTCAACCACACGGTCGAGTTCAAGTCGCTCAACGACGCGACCGCCGTCGACGTGCCGGCGAAGGTCGTCGACTGGCTCGAGTCGGTCGTCGAGCCCGGACTGGAGGCCGCGGAGGTGACGGCGTAGTGGGGACCACCGCTGCGACCGACGCCGACACGGACGCGGAGACGAAGACCGCCGGCGTCGTCGGCGGCTCCGGCTTCGCCGGCGGGGAGCTCCTGCGCCTGCTCGACGGCCACCCGAACTTCGAGCTCGTGCAGGCGACGAGCCGCGAGTATGCCGGCAAGTCCATCGGCGGCGTCCACCCGAACCTCCGGGGGCGCGAACTCCGCTTCTCGGAGCCCTCGGACCTCGAATCGGTCGACGTGCTGTTCACGGCGACGCCCCACGGCGTCACGATGGAGTACGTCGACGACTACCTCGACGCCGCGGACCTGCTCGTCGACCTCTCGGCGGACTTCCGCCTCGCCACCGAGGGACAGTACGACGAGTGGTACGACGGCCACACATCCCCCGAGTACCTTGACGTGGCCGAGTACGCGCTGCCCGAACTGAACCGCGAGAACCTGCAGGATGCGGACATCATCGCCTCCGGCGGCTGCAACGCGACGGCGACGCTGCTCGGGCTGAAACCGCTCGCCGACGCGGGCGTTCTGGACGACGCACACGTCGTCGTGGACGTGAAGGTCGGCAGCAGCGAGGGCGGCGCGGGCGGCGGCGCGGCCTCCAGCCACGCCGAGCGCTCGGGCGTCGTCCGCCCGTACGCGCCGACGGGACACCGTCACGAGGCCGAGATCGAGGAGTGGCTCGGGCTCTCCGTCTCGTTCACCTGCCACGCCGTCGACATGGTGCGTGGCGCGAGCGCGACCTGCCACGTGTTCCCCGACGGCCCCGTCTCGAAGAAGGACCTCTGGACGGCCTACCGCGGCGCGTACGAGGCGGAGCCGTTCGTCCGCCTCGTCGCCGGCGGCTCGGGTTCGTACCGCTACCCCGAACCGAAGGCCGTCGCCGGCACGAACTACGCCGACGTGGGGTTCGAACTCGACCCCGGGAACAAGCGGGTCGTGGTGTTCTCGGCCATCGACAACGTGATGAAGGGCTCGGCCGGGCAGGCGGTCCACGCCGCCAACGTCGCGCTCGGCTTCGACGAGACGGCGGGACTCGAGTTCGCGGGGCTGCACCCCGTGGGGAGTCCGTAGATGGCGGTTGTCGTCAAGGTCGGCGGCGCACGCGCGGTCGACCCCCAGGGTGCACTGGCCGACGTGGCCGACCTCGTCGAGTCGGGCGAGCAGGTCGTCGTCGTCCACGGCGGCTCCACCGCGGTCGACGAGACGCTCGAATCGCTCGGCATGGAGCCCGAGTACGTCGAGACGCCCGGCGGCGTCGTCGGGCGGTTCACCGACGAAGAGACCATCGAGGTGTTCCAGATGGTCATGCCCGGGAAGCTCAACACCGGGCTCGTCGAGTCGCTCCAGAGCGAGGGCGTGAACGCGGTCGGGCTCTCCGGTGTCGACGGCGGCCTGCTCGAAGGGCCGCGCAAGTCCGCCGTCCGCGTCCTCGAAGACGGGAAGAAGAAGATCCGCCGCGGCGACCACTCCGGCACCATCGAGTCGGTGAACGTCGACCTCCTCGACACCCTGCTTTCCGGGGGGTACACGCCCGTCGTGACCGTCCCGATGCTCGGCGCGGAGGGCGACGGCACCTACACCGCGGTCAACGCCGACGCCGACCGCGCCGCCGCCGCCGTCGCTGGCGCACTCGGCGCGGACCTCGTCGTCCTCACCGACGTCTCCGGCGTCTACGCGGACCCCGAGGACGAGTCGACGCGCATCGACAGCGTCGAGACGGCAGCCGACTGGGACGCGCTCGAAACCGCGGCGGAGGGATTCATGACCCGGAAGGTGCTCGCGGCCGAGGAGGCGCTCTCCGGCGGCGCGTCGTCGGTCGTCGTCGCCACCGCGAACGCCGACGCACCCATCCAGTCCGCGCTTTCGGGCGACGGGACGACGCTGCTGCCGAGCGCGCTGGATGACGAGAAGAAGGAGGTGAGCCGGTAGATGCCCGCCGACTTCGTCTTCTCGCGCAAGCCCATCACCATCGAGCGCGGCGAGGACGTGTACCTCTACGACGACTCGGGGACCGAGTACCTGGACATGGGCGCGAGCTACGCCTGCGTCCCCGCCGGCCACGGTCACCCGGACATCGTCGAGGCCGCACAGTCACAGCTCGCCGACCTGACGTTCGTGCAGGGTTCGTACCCGACGAGCGCCCGCGACGAGCTGTACGAGAAGCTGTCGTCGGTCGCGCCGCCGGGGCTGGACAACGTCTGGCTCTGCAACTCCGGCACCGAGGCCAACGAGGCGGCGCTGAAGTTCGCCCGGAGCGCGACGGAGGGTACAAAATTCGTCGCGACGAAGCGCGGCTTCCACGGCCGGACGATGGGCGCGCTGTCGACGACGTGGAAGCCGAAGTACCGGAAACCGTTCGAGCCGCTACTGGACGACGTCGAGTTCGTGGACTACGGCGACGGCGAGGCCATCGCCGAGGCGGTCGACGACGACACCGCGGCGGTCATCCTCGAACCCGTCCAGGGCGAGGGCGGCGTCAACCCGAGCACGACGGCGTTCCTGCAGGCCGCCCGCGAGGCGACCGATGACCACGGCGCGGCGCTCGTCTTCGACGAGGTCCAGACCGGCCTCGGCAGGACGGGGACGTTCTGGGCCTGCGAGGCCGCCGGCGTCACGCCCGACGTGGTGACGACGGCGAAGGGGCTCGCCAACGGCCTGCCGATGGGCGCGACGCTCTGTGCCGACTGGGTCGCCGAGGAATCGGGCCCGCACGGCTCGACGTTCTCGGGTGGCCCCGCCGTCTCCGCGGCGGCGGCGGCGACGCTCGACACCATCGTCGACGACGACCTGCCCGGCAACGCCGCGGCGGTGGGCGACTCCCTCGTCGACCAGCTCTCGGACCTGCCGGTGCGTGACGTGCGCGGCGAGGGGCTGCTCGTCGGTATCGAGGTCGGACGCGGCGCGAACCGCGTCCTGCGCGACCTCGCCATCGAGCACGGGATCCTCGCGCTCCCGGCGGGCCGGACCGTCGTGCGTCTGCTCCCGCCGCTGACGATGACCCGGGAGCACGCCGACCAGGTCGTCGCGGCGCTCGAGGCCACGCTGGAGGTGACGGAGGCGTGAGCGACGCGGCCGTGGCCGACGGCGGGACGGTCTCCGACGCCGCCGCGCGGGACCTGCTCGAATCCATGGTCGCCATCCCCTCGCCGTCGGGCGAGGAGCACGCGGCCGCCGAGCACCTGCGCGACTTCCTGCTGGACCACGGCCGCAGGGCGTGGCTGGACGACGTGGGCAACGTCCGGGCACCCGGCGACGATTCGGTGCTGCTGACCTCGCACGTCGACACCGTTCCGGGAGACGTGCCCGTCGGTATCGAGACCCCCAGCGCCGGCGACACCGAGGACCCTATCCCGTGGGGAGGCGGCGACGAGGCACCCCAGAATGCCGCCGTCCTCCGGGGTCGGGGCAGCGTCGACGCGACCGGCCCGCTCTGTGCGATGGCCGTCGCGGCGGTGCGGACCGGCGTCTCCTTCGCCGGCGTCGTCGGCGAGGAGACCGACTCCCGCGGCGCGCGCCACCTGGTCGCCGACCGCGAGGCACCCGACGCGGTCGTCAACGGTGAGCCCTCGGGCTGGGACGCCGTGACGCTCGGCTACCGCGGCTTCCTCGCCGGGACCTACCGCGCCGAGACCGAGGCGGGCCACAGCTCGCGCCCGGAAGCGAACGCCATCCAGCACGCGATGTCGTGGTGGAACCGGGTCGAACGCGCGTTCGAGTCAGGCGACGACGCCGTCTTCGAGTCGGTGACGGCCAAGCCGGTCGACGTCTCCGGCGGCGTCGCCGACGACGGGCTGTCCGTCGCAGCGGAGATGTCGGTGCAGTTCCGCATCCCGCCGGGCAGCAGCGCGGCCGGGATACGCGAGACGGTCGAGGCAGAACTCGCCGACGGCGCGGGTACAATCGAGTGGCGCGACGCCATCCCGCCCGTGCTCGACAGCCCGCGCAGCGAGGTCGGGCGCGCGTTCCGCGTCGGCATCCGAGAGCGAGGGGGCTCCCCTCGCCTCCTCAAGAAGACCGGAACGGCCGACGTGAACCTGTTCGCCGGCGCGTGGGACTGCCCGATGGCCACCTACGGCCCGGGTGACTCCGCACTCGACCACGCCCCGGACGAACGCCTCGCACTGCCCGAGTACGACCGCGCCATCGCGGTCCTCGAGACCGTCTGCGACGACCTGCAATGAGCACACACACCGACGTGACATCCACGAACCCAGCACAGCCACCGAAGCACTTCCTCACCGTCGACGACCTGTCGGCGGCCGAGCTCCAGTCCGTCCTCGATCTCGCGGCCGAGTACAAGGCCGCCGTCGAGAACGGCGAGTCACACGGCGACCTCGGGGGCAAGACGCTCGCGATGCTGTTCGAGAAGCCCTCGACGCGCACCCGCGTCTCCTTCGAGACGGGGATGACCCAGCTCGGCGGCCACGCCGTCTTCCTCGGTC
Coding sequences within:
- a CDS encoding cold-shock protein, which encodes MANGNVDFFNDTGGYGFIETEDADEDVFFHMEDVGGPDLEEGQEIEFDIEDAPKGPRATNVVRN
- a CDS encoding 2'-5' RNA ligase family protein, coding for MFSLNVPVPGSVSRLADELQPALFGFDRVRDDHTLLAKRIGDPDHFDARTHEVRRALRGQPTFEVQVTGVDYFAQPTVGTAPVVYLAVESPGLLELHESLVEEFGAIDGLEGEDYTPHVTLARDGDMASAERAAEYDVEPVSWTVTELEFFDSKYREVAGRISLPA
- a CDS encoding DUF7554 family protein, which encodes MLDKIDDRADIEAESLLLVILALVVVWIALEVVGELLGILGWLLGPFKPVLGLAIVVIIVLWLVDRI
- a CDS encoding argininosuccinate synthase; its protein translation is MTHTTSDGDTDTHETGGKVALAFSGGLDTTVCVPLLEEEYGYDEVIGVTVDVGQPAAEFDEAEETAEALGLEHYVVDAKDEFAALCLDSVTANATYQGYPLGTAMARPVIAKAILEVAIEQGCTGIAHGCTGKGNDQLRFEAVWRDSDLEVIAPVRELGLTREWEQEYAAEKELPVEGGNEGDWSIDTNLWSRSVEGKDLEDPSYQPPEDIYEWTTAPGAETTTITIEFEEGYPVSVTTADGEGGEFEPVELIEFLNEYAGAYGVGRTDMMEDRMLGLKVRENYEHPAATVLITAHEALEQLVFTKDERDFKPQVENQWAQKAYEGLIDAPIMKSLNAYVAASQETVTGTVTVKLQGGTVRPVGRESEHAVYSESAASFDTETVDGIAQEDATGVAKYHGFQARLANAGNTAQEEETDVELTADD
- the argH gene encoding argininosuccinate lyase is translated as MSNSPRTTEMAGFGGDDGEFGLGGSDADDLPDADADGFGGSDGTAVRGDRFSGGPARGFLSSLADDERIFAADVAVDRAHVVMLAEQGIIDDDTASKILTALNVVEVEGHAALPEGEDVHEAIETAVVEQVGPDGGKMHTARSRNDEVATCIRYRLRGDLLAAAATVCDLRAVLVEAADEHAETTMPGFTHLQHAQPTTVGHYLLSYESALARDTERLLDAFERVNRSPLGAAAFAGTPFDVDRERTAELLGFDETITNATDAVAARDFLVESAAALAALATTLSGLAEDVIIFANQGYLELSDDYSSTSSIMPQKKNPDTFELVRSVAGDASGSLTGLLTTLKGLPRAYNRDLQNATPHVWATVDAVTEATEVAAGGVATATWNEETLAAEAGSNFSTATGVADLLAMAGLPFRTAHEVVATAGQLASAAGTEPDYAIIDEATQQTIDESIAAYVEREAVETALDPAASVTMRDSPGGPAPDAVADALNEAERCLTSDQAVVEGISEGLDDAHDELTAEVTDYV
- the lysW gene encoding lysine biosynthesis protein LysW; its protein translation is MTECVECGAELSLHTDLEAGEIVDCTTCGAELEVIEDDPVTLDVAPELAEDWGE
- the lysX gene encoding lysine biosynthesis protein LysX; the protein is MKVGLLYSRIRRDEKLLLAELRERDHEVVKIDVRKQQFDLHDAPESFDGLDVVLDRCMATSRSLYATQFCEAYGIPVVNAAETAEVCADKAKTSLALANAGVPTPETKVAFTTDAALSAIESFGYPCVLKPVVGSWGRLLAKVESRSAAEAILEHKATLGHYEHSVFYVQEFVGKPDRDLRVLATDGEPVAAMARSSDHWLTNAAKGAETAEFDLDDEVRELVQRASDAVGGGLLGVDLMETDEGGYTVHEVNHTVEFKSLNDATAVDVPAKVVDWLESVVEPGLEAAEVTA
- the argC gene encoding N-acetyl-gamma-glutamyl-phosphate reductase; translation: MGTTAATDADTDAETKTAGVVGGSGFAGGELLRLLDGHPNFELVQATSREYAGKSIGGVHPNLRGRELRFSEPSDLESVDVLFTATPHGVTMEYVDDYLDAADLLVDLSADFRLATEGQYDEWYDGHTSPEYLDVAEYALPELNRENLQDADIIASGGCNATATLLGLKPLADAGVLDDAHVVVDVKVGSSEGGAGGGAASSHAERSGVVRPYAPTGHRHEAEIEEWLGLSVSFTCHAVDMVRGASATCHVFPDGPVSKKDLWTAYRGAYEAEPFVRLVAGGSGSYRYPEPKAVAGTNYADVGFELDPGNKRVVVFSAIDNVMKGSAGQAVHAANVALGFDETAGLEFAGLHPVGSP
- a CDS encoding acetylglutamate/acetylaminoadipate kinase, whose protein sequence is MAVVVKVGGARAVDPQGALADVADLVESGEQVVVVHGGSTAVDETLESLGMEPEYVETPGGVVGRFTDEETIEVFQMVMPGKLNTGLVESLQSEGVNAVGLSGVDGGLLEGPRKSAVRVLEDGKKKIRRGDHSGTIESVNVDLLDTLLSGGYTPVVTVPMLGAEGDGTYTAVNADADRAAAAVAGALGADLVVLTDVSGVYADPEDESTRIDSVETAADWDALETAAEGFMTRKVLAAEEALSGGASSVVVATANADAPIQSALSGDGTTLLPSALDDEKKEVSR
- a CDS encoding aspartate aminotransferase family protein, with the translated sequence MPADFVFSRKPITIERGEDVYLYDDSGTEYLDMGASYACVPAGHGHPDIVEAAQSQLADLTFVQGSYPTSARDELYEKLSSVAPPGLDNVWLCNSGTEANEAALKFARSATEGTKFVATKRGFHGRTMGALSTTWKPKYRKPFEPLLDDVEFVDYGDGEAIAEAVDDDTAAVILEPVQGEGGVNPSTTAFLQAAREATDDHGAALVFDEVQTGLGRTGTFWACEAAGVTPDVVTTAKGLANGLPMGATLCADWVAEESGPHGSTFSGGPAVSAAAAATLDTIVDDDLPGNAAAVGDSLVDQLSDLPVRDVRGEGLLVGIEVGRGANRVLRDLAIEHGILALPAGRTVVRLLPPLTMTREHADQVVAALEATLEVTEA
- a CDS encoding [LysW]-lysine hydrolase, which gives rise to MVAIPSPSGEEHAAAEHLRDFLLDHGRRAWLDDVGNVRAPGDDSVLLTSHVDTVPGDVPVGIETPSAGDTEDPIPWGGGDEAPQNAAVLRGRGSVDATGPLCAMAVAAVRTGVSFAGVVGEETDSRGARHLVADREAPDAVVNGEPSGWDAVTLGYRGFLAGTYRAETEAGHSSRPEANAIQHAMSWWNRVERAFESGDDAVFESVTAKPVDVSGGVADDGLSVAAEMSVQFRIPPGSSAAGIRETVEAELADGAGTIEWRDAIPPVLDSPRSEVGRAFRVGIRERGGSPRLLKKTGTADVNLFAGAWDCPMATYGPGDSALDHAPDERLALPEYDRAIAVLETVCDDLQ